Proteins encoded together in one Desulfonatronum sp. SC1 window:
- a CDS encoding phosphatidylserine decarboxylase, whose translation MKNLLLCCLVCCVTCWPAFSRADFPPLPAQCVESIGAFAQTYQENEVFRLLMDKAFENMRPLPEGYRPEGNPWIGKKFDDLLVFLGDWCLFLPQSKGSSDDGLAYIEVMDFFAYQNPFGRAVFQISPGRELFQRFVEDRGAFMNSPESRAVVAQWLANPRIEKEDYLLPDPDAPDGGFGSFNDFFARTFKDQAQSRPQTMPDRDYVISAPTDAIMNPIPVPIVDNSTMLRTKGTQELNIQELLAGSRYWERFVGGTALSCILMPNTYHRYHSPVAGAVIETALVNGALLGMEDFPAFVPPGGNVGRPGSDFGAFENYQRGYFIIDTGKYGLVAAVAVGLSEIGSVVFQDRFLNATGPVPVRRGDELGHFLYGGSLVILVFEPGRYVSGGVKIRLGNQIGVFDTDGE comes from the coding sequence ATGAAAAACCTGCTGCTTTGCTGCCTTGTTTGTTGCGTGACGTGCTGGCCCGCCTTCAGCCGGGCCGACTTTCCGCCGCTTCCCGCGCAATGCGTGGAAAGCATCGGGGCCTTTGCCCAGACGTACCAGGAAAACGAGGTTTTCAGGCTGCTCATGGACAAGGCCTTCGAGAACATGCGGCCCCTGCCGGAAGGCTACCGCCCGGAAGGCAATCCCTGGATCGGCAAAAAATTTGACGACCTGCTCGTCTTTCTGGGCGACTGGTGCCTGTTTTTGCCCCAGTCCAAGGGCAGTTCGGACGACGGATTGGCCTACATCGAGGTGATGGACTTCTTCGCCTACCAGAATCCCTTTGGTAGAGCCGTATTCCAGATCTCCCCGGGCCGGGAGCTGTTTCAGCGTTTCGTCGAGGACCGAGGCGCCTTCATGAACAGCCCGGAGTCCAGGGCAGTGGTGGCTCAGTGGCTGGCCAACCCGCGCATTGAAAAGGAAGACTATCTGCTCCCGGACCCCGACGCTCCTGACGGCGGCTTTGGCTCGTTCAACGATTTTTTTGCCCGGACCTTCAAGGACCAGGCCCAAAGCCGGCCCCAGACCATGCCGGACCGGGACTACGTGATCAGCGCGCCTACGGATGCGATCATGAACCCGATCCCCGTGCCCATCGTGGACAATAGCACCATGCTGCGCACCAAGGGCACCCAGGAGCTGAACATTCAGGAACTGCTGGCCGGATCCAGGTACTGGGAGCGGTTCGTGGGCGGCACGGCCCTGTCCTGTATTCTCATGCCCAACACCTACCACCGATACCACTCCCCGGTGGCCGGGGCGGTGATCGAGACCGCGTTGGTGAACGGGGCCCTGCTGGGCATGGAGGACTTTCCCGCCTTTGTCCCACCCGGCGGCAACGTGGGGCGGCCCGGCTCGGACTTCGGCGCTTTTGAAAACTATCAGCGCGGCTATTTCATCATCGATACCGGGAAATACGGTCTGGTGGCCGCGGTGGCCGTGGGCTTGAGCGAGATTGGTTCCGTGGTCTTCCAGGACCGGTTCCTGAACGCAACCGGGCCGGTCCCGGTCCGGCGTGGAGACGAACTGGGCCATTTCCTCTATGGCGGTTCCCTGGTGATCCTGGTGTTCGAGCCGGGTCGGTACGTCTCCGGCGGCGTCAAGATCCGCCTGGGCAACCAGATCGGCGTCTTTGACACGGACGGCGAATGA
- a CDS encoding glutaminase — translation MAVAAFSPRLNQADNSVRAMRAIEYVSQRLGLGLFQ, via the coding sequence CTGGCCGTGGCCGCCTTTTCACCCCGACTGAACCAGGCCGATAACAGCGTCCGGGCCATGCGGGCCATCGAGTATGTCAGCCAACGCCTGGGGTTGGGGTTGTTTCAGTGA
- a CDS encoding peptide MFS transporter, protein MSSRQEMLWGHPKGLYILFFTEMWERFSYYGMRALLVYYMVKHMMFSHAEASQIYGLYTGLVYLTPFFGGLLADRLLGQRRTVILGGVLMSLGHFVMVFESLFYPALALLILGNGAFKPNISTQVGNLYPPGDPRRDRAFSIFYVGINLGAFMAPLICGTLGEVYGWHYGFGAAGVGMMVGLGIYLWGRHWLAPDNLDRRASEQARSEAIGPDPATQANDRNRIVGLVVICLVVMLFWAAFEQQGNTIAMFADVDTDRHVLGWEVPATWFQSLNPLFIFLFTPLITTFWAWQARRGREPSSPAKMAIGCFLLGASFLILMPPAQTFATDGIPVSMLWLVGFSAVLTVGELYLSPVGLSLVTKLAPARMVSMLMGVWFLAQFAGNFLAGYLGHFWDIWPEEQFFLMVAGVAAMAGVIITSLLKRLKLAMGAGAVMAH, encoded by the coding sequence ATGTCGTCGCGGCAAGAAATGCTGTGGGGCCATCCCAAAGGGCTGTACATCCTGTTTTTCACGGAAATGTGGGAGCGCTTCTCCTATTACGGGATGCGGGCGCTGTTGGTCTATTACATGGTCAAGCACATGATGTTTTCCCATGCCGAGGCCTCCCAGATCTACGGGCTGTACACCGGGCTGGTCTATTTAACGCCTTTTTTCGGCGGGTTGCTGGCGGATCGCCTCCTGGGGCAGCGCCGGACCGTGATCCTGGGCGGGGTGCTGATGTCCCTGGGACATTTCGTGATGGTCTTCGAGTCGTTGTTTTACCCGGCCCTGGCCCTGCTGATCCTGGGCAACGGGGCGTTCAAGCCGAATATCTCCACCCAGGTCGGCAACCTCTATCCCCCCGGCGACCCGCGGCGGGACCGAGCCTTCAGCATCTTCTACGTGGGCATCAACCTGGGGGCCTTCATGGCCCCGCTGATCTGCGGCACCCTGGGCGAGGTTTACGGCTGGCACTATGGGTTTGGGGCCGCCGGGGTCGGGATGATGGTTGGGCTGGGCATCTACCTCTGGGGGCGGCACTGGCTGGCCCCGGACAATCTGGACCGACGCGCTTCCGAGCAGGCCCGATCGGAAGCGATCGGCCCGGACCCGGCGACCCAGGCCAACGACAGGAACCGGATCGTGGGCCTGGTGGTGATCTGTCTGGTGGTGATGCTCTTCTGGGCGGCCTTTGAGCAGCAAGGCAACACCATTGCCATGTTCGCGGACGTGGACACGGATCGCCACGTCCTGGGCTGGGAAGTCCCGGCCACCTGGTTCCAGTCCCTGAACCCGCTGTTCATCTTCCTGTTCACCCCGCTGATCACCACCTTCTGGGCCTGGCAGGCCCGCCGCGGCCGCGAGCCCTCCTCCCCGGCCAAGATGGCCATTGGTTGTTTTTTGCTGGGCGCATCCTTCCTGATCCTGATGCCCCCGGCGCAAACCTTTGCCACCGATGGTATTCCCGTAAGCATGCTCTGGCTGGTCGGGTTCAGCGCCGTACTCACCGTGGGCGAGCTGTACCTCTCCCCGGTAGGATTGTCCCTGGTCACCAAACTGGCCCCGGCGCGGATGGTCTCCATGCTCATGGGCGTCTGGTTTCTGGCCCAGTTCGCCGGGAACTTCCTGGCCGGATACCTGGGCCATTTCTGGGACATCTGGCCCGAGGAGCAGTTTTTCCTGATGGTGGCCGGAGTGGCCGCCATGGCCGGGGTCATCATCACCAGCCTGCTCAAGCGCCTCAAACTGGCCATGGGCGCGGGGGCGGTGATGGCCCATTGA
- the glsA gene encoding glutaminase A: MKATPCFITLAVLRKMALVLVFLLFSTHPAWARLSVDADILGQVLQEAHALFADDTEGANADYIPELARVPSELFGLALVTVDGQVFIAGDADYDFTIQSVSKPFTAALVLQEHDDPEILVEKVGVEPTGLPFNSVLAVELHASRSVNPLVNAGAMAAVSLVPAESDMERFSKIKQFHEAMAGQELSVIEEVYRSEAATNQGNRAIAHLLKKYGRIYADPEEALDVYTRQCAIGVTARVLAMMGATLANGGVNPISKEQVLEARHVPKVLALMLTAGFYDESGRWAYDVGLPAKTGVGGGIVAVVPGKLAVAAFSPRLNQAGNSVRAMRAIEYVSQRLGLGLFQ; this comes from the coding sequence ATGAAAGCCACCCCTTGCTTCATCACGTTGGCCGTCCTGCGCAAAATGGCCCTTGTTCTTGTATTCCTGCTGTTTTCCACGCACCCGGCCTGGGCTCGCCTCTCTGTTGATGCTGACATCCTCGGGCAGGTTCTTCAGGAAGCCCATGCCCTGTTCGCGGACGATACCGAGGGGGCCAATGCCGATTACATTCCCGAGCTGGCCAGGGTGCCTTCGGAGCTGTTTGGCCTGGCCCTGGTCACGGTGGACGGCCAGGTCTTCATTGCCGGGGATGCGGATTACGATTTCACCATCCAGTCCGTGTCCAAGCCGTTTACCGCGGCCCTGGTTCTTCAGGAACACGATGATCCGGAAATCCTCGTGGAAAAGGTCGGGGTCGAGCCCACGGGCCTGCCCTTCAACTCCGTCCTGGCGGTGGAGCTGCACGCCTCCCGGTCCGTGAACCCCCTGGTCAATGCCGGCGCCATGGCCGCGGTCAGCCTCGTGCCCGCGGAAAGCGACATGGAGCGCTTTTCGAAAATCAAGCAATTCCATGAGGCCATGGCCGGCCAGGAACTAAGCGTGATCGAGGAGGTCTACCGTTCCGAGGCGGCCACGAACCAGGGCAACCGGGCCATCGCCCACCTCCTGAAAAAATACGGCCGGATTTACGCCGACCCGGAAGAGGCCCTGGACGTCTACACCCGGCAGTGCGCCATCGGGGTCACGGCCCGCGTCCTGGCCATGATGGGCGCGACCCTGGCCAATGGCGGGGTCAACCCGATCAGCAAGGAGCAGGTTCTGGAAGCCCGGCACGTGCCCAAGGTTCTGGCCCTGATGCTGACCGCCGGGTTCTATGACGAATCCGGACGCTGGGCCTACGACGTGGGTCTGCCGGCCAAGACCGGAGTCGGCGGCGGGATCGTGGCCGTGGTTCCTGGAAAACTGGCCGTGGCCGCCTTTTCACCCCGACTGAACCAGGCCGGCAACAGCGTCCGGGCCATGCGGGCCATCGAGTATGTCAGCCAGCGCCTGGGGTTGGGGTTGTTTCAGTGA
- a CDS encoding amidohydrolase family protein, whose amino-acid sequence MDRRAFLKIAAVGALAGGVQGFSGPLSALAGAGSGSDSAARYMVADSHFHYVDFLQKTEGMDALLLAMENAGVGHTMISGMPLVKKWDAAEPEEPRYYLDDNGRTYWYSATDFIVARRVMELPDQARSRFHPFICGFNATDKHAVLHVERMLEEYPGLWQGIGEVFGHRDDLTNLTYGETARANHPALDPVYDLAAQKNLPVNLHNNATSRNRLDRPIYVYEVQEALTRHPRTVIIWAHAGLSRMLDLDQPAYTGLLREMLTKHDNLYIDLSWLIFENYVLDPGSPGQVRPCWLTLISDFSDRFMIGSDNIGHFATYNQNITKYYQLLDALSPEKAGKVALTNFLSLLPG is encoded by the coding sequence ATGGATCGCAGAGCATTCTTGAAGATCGCCGCCGTGGGAGCGTTGGCCGGGGGAGTACAGGGTTTTTCGGGGCCGTTGTCAGCCCTGGCCGGAGCTGGTTCAGGTTCAGATTCGGCCGCCAGGTACATGGTGGCGGACAGCCATTTCCACTACGTGGACTTTCTGCAGAAGACCGAGGGCATGGACGCCTTGTTGCTGGCCATGGAAAACGCGGGCGTCGGGCACACCATGATCTCCGGGATGCCCCTGGTCAAAAAATGGGACGCCGCCGAGCCGGAAGAGCCCCGGTATTACCTGGACGACAACGGCCGGACCTACTGGTACTCAGCCACGGATTTCATCGTGGCCCGGCGCGTTATGGAACTGCCCGACCAGGCTCGTTCCCGGTTTCATCCCTTCATCTGCGGGTTCAACGCCACGGACAAGCATGCCGTGCTCCACGTGGAGCGCATGCTGGAGGAATATCCCGGGCTGTGGCAGGGCATCGGCGAGGTTTTCGGCCACCGGGACGACCTGACCAATCTGACCTACGGGGAGACGGCCCGGGCCAACCATCCGGCCCTGGACCCGGTCTACGACCTGGCGGCCCAGAAAAATCTGCCCGTGAACCTGCACAACAACGCCACCTCCCGCAACCGGCTGGACCGCCCCATCTACGTTTACGAGGTGCAGGAAGCCCTGACCCGACACCCCAGGACCGTGATCATTTGGGCCCACGCCGGGCTGTCGCGGATGCTGGACCTGGACCAGCCCGCCTATACGGGACTGCTCCGGGAAATGCTCACGAAGCACGACAACCTGTACATCGACCTGTCCTGGCTGATCTTCGAGAATTACGTCCTCGACCCCGGCAGCCCCGGGCAGGTCCGCCCTTGCTGGCTGACGCTGATCTCGGACTTTTCCGACCGCTTCATGATCGGCTCGGACAACATCGGCCACTTCGCGACGTACAACCAAAACATCACCAAATACTACCAACTGCTGGACGCCTTGAGCCCGGAAAAGGCCGGGAAGGTGGCCTTGACCAATTTCTTGAGCCTGCTTCCGGGATAG
- a CDS encoding type II toxin-antitoxin system Phd/YefM family antitoxin — protein sequence MRAQDFISATTLSKKTSFTLEALERGEAEELIILKNNEPRAVLLSMAAYESMREEIEDLRLASLAMARLESFDRDKAVPHDRMMEKFAP from the coding sequence ATGCGTGCCCAAGATTTTATTTCCGCCACAACGCTTTCCAAAAAGACATCCTTTACCCTGGAAGCCCTGGAACGCGGCGAGGCTGAAGAGTTGATCATCCTCAAGAACAACGAACCCAGAGCCGTCCTGCTCTCCATGGCGGCCTACGAATCCATGCGGGAAGAGATCGAGGATCTGCGTCTGGCCTCGCTGGCCATGGCCAGGCTGGAATCCTTTGACCGGGACAAAGCCGTCCCGCATGATCGAATGATGGAGAAATTCGCTCCATGA
- a CDS encoding type II toxin-antitoxin system RelE/ParE family toxin: protein MTRKILYHHDVEEDLESVGTAMARRIVRAIDQKLTQSPLEFGVPLSAGLADFRKLRVGDCRVVYQVRGHEVVVFVLAVGPRRDKEIYKAALRRKVGRSDIFRASGLEKLKK, encoded by the coding sequence ATGACCAGGAAGATCCTGTATCACCACGATGTCGAGGAGGACTTGGAAAGCGTGGGCACGGCCATGGCTCGGCGCATTGTCCGGGCCATCGACCAGAAATTGACCCAATCTCCCCTGGAATTCGGCGTTCCCCTGTCCGCTGGCCTGGCTGATTTTCGCAAGCTGCGGGTTGGTGATTGTCGGGTCGTGTATCAGGTGCGGGGGCATGAGGTGGTTGTTTTTGTCCTGGCCGTTGGTCCAAGAAGGGACAAGGAGATTTACAAGGCCGCACTGCGAAGAAAGGTTGGCCGGAGCGACATATTCCGGGCGTCCGGGCTGGAAAAACTCAAGAAATGA
- a CDS encoding response regulator, with product MILVIDDDVAVCESAVLSLEMSGLPAGFRVGFQAARDLLPQAGLVFLDITMPGTSGIQALEEIRKNFPSLPVVMFTGVADLNTAVACMKMGAVDYLVKPVEPEDLCASALEHLPAKKGQPGCPRPFDKQLMDNLLREYDPARFASDADPEAGALADWLARRFSDIDCSLQKAAQELGINTTYLSRMVARQWRMPFRQLVNTLRLAYFIQLVLREKSDKTPLEGLGREAGWANRSTFYGAVKYHTGLTPSELIAIIS from the coding sequence ATGATTCTGGTTATTGATGATGACGTGGCGGTCTGCGAAAGCGCGGTGCTATCCCTGGAGATGTCCGGATTGCCAGCCGGGTTTCGCGTGGGGTTTCAAGCGGCCCGAGACCTCCTGCCCCAGGCCGGGCTGGTCTTTCTGGATATTACCATGCCCGGCACTTCGGGTATTCAAGCTTTGGAAGAAATACGGAAGAACTTTCCCAGCCTGCCGGTGGTGATGTTCACCGGCGTAGCTGACCTGAATACCGCGGTGGCGTGCATGAAAATGGGCGCCGTGGATTACCTGGTCAAACCGGTGGAGCCGGAAGATCTGTGCGCCTCGGCCCTGGAGCATCTCCCCGCGAAAAAGGGGCAGCCGGGCTGCCCACGGCCCTTTGACAAACAACTCATGGACAACCTGCTGCGGGAATATGATCCGGCCCGATTTGCCTCCGACGCTGACCCGGAAGCCGGAGCCCTGGCTGACTGGCTGGCCAGACGATTTTCGGACATCGATTGTTCCCTGCAAAAGGCCGCCCAGGAGCTGGGCATCAACACAACCTACCTGTCCAGGATGGTTGCCCGGCAATGGCGCATGCCGTTCAGACAACTGGTGAACACGTTGCGCCTGGCTTACTTTATCCAACTGGTTTTACGGGAAAAGAGCGACAAAACACCCCTGGAGGGCCTTGGCCGGGAAGCCGGCTGGGCCAACCGGTCCACCTTCTACGGAGCGGTGAAATACCATACCGGGCTTACACCGTCCGAGCTGATCGCGATCATTTCTTGA